In Corylus avellana chromosome ca2, CavTom2PMs-1.0, the following proteins share a genomic window:
- the LOC132172174 gene encoding NADPH-dependent aldehyde reductase 1, chloroplastic-like: protein MASGGDHFPPQRQERQPGKEHVMDPTPQFTSPDYTPSNKLRGRVALVTGGDSGIGRAVCHCFALEGATVAFTFVKAQEDKDAQDTLQMIKKAKTSDAKEPMAIAADLGFDENCRRVVDQVVNAYGRIDILVNNAAEQYKSSSVEEIDEERLLRVFRTNIFSYFFTVRHALKHMKEGSSIINTTSVNAYKGNSRLIEYTATKGAVVAYTRALALQLVKRGIRVNGVAPGPIWTPLIPASFNEEECAKFGTQVPMGRAGQPIEVAPSYVFLACNHCSSYMTGQVLHPNGGTIVNA from the exons ATGGCTTCCGGTGGCGACCACTTTCCACCACAGAGGCAGGAGAGACAGCCTGGCAAAGAGCATGTCATGGATCCTACCCCTCAGTTTACAAGCCCTGACTACACACCATCCAATAAACTTCGT GGAAGGGTGGCTCTGGTGACCGGTGGCGACTCGGGGATTGGACGGGCAGTATGCCACTGCTTTGCTCTAGAGGGTGCAACCGTGGCCTTCACATTTGTGAAGGCTCAAGAGGACAAGGATGCTCAGGACACGCTGCAGATGATAAAAAAGGCGAAGACTTCTGATGCGAAAGAGCCCATGGCAATAGCTGCAGACCTGGGATTTGATGAAAATTGTAGAAGGGTGGTTGATCAGGTGGTGAATGCCTATGGCCGGATAGATATTCTGGTCAACAATGCGGCTGAGCAATACAAGTCGAGCTCAGTGGAGGAGATTGATGAGGAAAGGCTTCTGAGAGTGTTTAGGACCAATATCTTCTCTTACTTCTTCACCGTCag GCATGCTCTGAAGCACATGAAAGAAGGAAGCTCCATAATCAACACAACATCCGTGAATGCATACAAGGGAAACAGCAGATTGATCGAGTACACAGCAACCAAAGGTGCCGTAGTGGCTTACACTAGAGCTCTAGCTCTCCAGCTCGTAAAGAGAGGCATACGCGTGAACGGCGTTGCCCCCGGACCCATCTGGACTCCATTGATTCCGGCATCATTTAATGAGGAAGAGTGTGCTAAGTTTGGGACTCAAGTGCCGATGGGAAGGGCCGGTCAGCCCATTGAGGTTGCTCCATCGTATGTCTTTCTTGCCTGCAACCACTGCTCCTCTTACATGACTGGCCAGGTTCTCCACCCTAATG GTGGAACTATAGTGAATGCCTGA
- the LOC132172217 gene encoding NADPH-dependent aldehyde reductase 1, chloroplastic-like: MASGGDHFPPQRQERQPGKEHVMDPTPQFTSPDYTPSNKLRGRVALVTGGDSGIGRAVCHCFALEGATVAFTFVKAQEDKDAQDTLQMIKKAKTSDAKEPMAIAADLGFDENCRRVVDQVVNAYGRIDILVNNAAEQYKSSSVEEIDEERLLRVFRTNIFSYFFTVRHALKHMKEGSSIINTTSVNAYKGNSRLIEYTATKGAVVAYTRALALQLVKRGIRVNGVAPGPIWTPLIPASFNEEECAKFGTQVPMGRAGQPIEVAPSYVFLACNHCSSYMTGQVLHPNGGTIVNA, from the exons ATGGCTTCCGGTGGCGACCACTTTCCACCACAGAGGCAGGAGAGACAGCCTGGCAAAGAGCATGTCATGGACCCTACCCCTCAGTTCACAAGCCCTGACTACACACCATCCAATAAACTTCGT GGAAGGGTGGCTCTGGTGACCGGTGGCGACTCGGGGATTGGACGGGCAGTATGCCACTGCTTTGCTCTAGAGGGTGCAACCGTGGCCTTCACATTTGTGAAGGCTCAAGAGGACAAGGATGCTCAGGACACGCTGCAGATGATAAAAAAGGCGAAGACTTCTGATGCGAAAGAGCCCATGGCAATAGCTGCAGACCTGGGATTTGATGAAAATTGTAGAAGGGTGGTTGATCAGGTGGTGAATGCCTATGGCCGGATAGATATTCTGGTCAACAATGCGGCTGAGCAATACAAGTCGAGCTCAGTGGAGGAGATTGATGAGGAAAGGCTTCTGAGAGTGTTTAGGACCAATATCTTCTCTTACTTCTTCACCGTCag GCATGCTCTGAAGCACATGAAAGAAGGAAGCTCCATAATCAACACAACATCCGTGAATGCATACAAGGGAAACAGCAGATTGATCGAGTACACAGCAACCAAAGGTGCCGTAGTGGCTTACACTAGAGCTCTAGCTCTCCAGCTCGTAAAGAGAGGCATACGCGTGAACGGCGTTGCCCCCGGACCCATCTGGACTCCATTGATTCCGGCATCATTTAATGAGGAAGAGTGTGCTAAGTTTGGGACTCAAGTGCCGATGGGAAGGGCCGGTCAGCCCATTGAGGTTGCTCCATCGTATGTCTTTCTTGCCTGCAACCACTGCTCCTCTTACATGACTGGCCAGGTTCTCCACCCTAATG GTGGAACTATAGTGAATGCCTGA
- the LOC132170605 gene encoding mevalonate kinase — MEVRVRAPGKIILAGEHAVVHGSTAVAASVGLYTYVSLRFPTPSDNDDSLKLQLKDMALEFSWPVDRIKEALPEFGSSLSPTPTSCSIKSMKSIAALVEEQNIPEAKVELAAGVSAFLWLYSCIHGFKPATVVVNSELPLGSGLGSSAAFCVALSAALLAFSDSVSLDMSQQGWSGFGEGELELVNKWAFEGEKIIHGKPSGLDNTVSTYGNIIKFKSGALTRLKSNMTLKMLITNTKVGRNTKALVAGVSERTIRHPDAMSLVFNAVDSISKELSAIIQSPASDDLSITEKEEKMEELMEMNQGLLQCMGVSHASIETVLRTTLKYKLASKLTGAGGGGCVLTLLPTLLSGTVVNKVIAELESCGFQCLTAAIGGKGVEVCFGGSS; from the exons ATGGAAGTGAGAGTTAGAGCTCCAGGGAAAATCATCCTCGCCGGTGAACATGCTGTGGTGCACGGATCCACGGCCGTGGCTGCCTCCGTTGGCCTCTACACCTATGTTTCTCTTCGATTCCCCACTCCCtctg ACAATGATGACTCACTAAAACTCCAGCTCAAGGATATGGCTTTAGAATTTTCATGGCCAGTTGATAGAATCAAAGAAGCACTACCTGAATTCGGAAGTTCACTCTCTCCAACTCCCACATCGTGCTCAATAAAATCCATGAAATCAATTGCAGCTCTAGTTGAAGAACAAAATATTCCAGAAGCAAAAGTTGAACTTGCTGCTGGAGTTTCAGCTTTTCTCTGGCTATACTCCTGCATCCACGG CTTTAAGCCTGCTACGGTGGTTGTCAATTCTGAGCTTCCTCTGGGTTCGGGCTTGGGTTCATCCGCTGCATTTTGTGTTGCACTCTCAGCTGCTCTGCTTGCTTTTTCAGATTCTGTAAGTTTGGATATGAGCCAGCAGGGGTGGTCAGGTTTTGGGGAAGGTGAACTTGAATTGGTGAATAAATGGGCTTTTGAAGGTGAAAAGATAATCCATGGAAAGCCATCTGGACTTGACAACACCGTAAGCACATATG GCAACATAATCAAGTTCAAATCAGGTGCTTTGACACGTCTCAAGTCAAATATGACACTCAAAATGCTCATTACCAACACTAAAGTTGGGAGGAATACAAAGGCATTAGTTGCTGGTGTTTCAGAGAGGACCATAAGGCACCCTGATGCCATGAGTTTGGTGTTTAATGCAGTTGATTCTATCAGCAAGGAATTGTCCGCCATTATACAGTCACCAGCTTCTGATGACCTCTCCATTACagagaaggaagagaagatGGAAGAGTTAATGGAAATGAATCAAGGTCTCCTCCAGTGTATGGGAGTCAGCCATGCTTCAATAGAAACTGTTCTTAGGACAACGTTGAAGTACAAGTTAGCTTCCAAATTGACAGGAGCCGGTGGTGGAGGATGTGTTCTGACGCTGTTGCCAACCC TGCTATCAGGAACAGTTGTTAATAAGGTAATTGCTGAGCTGGAGTCGTGCGGCTTCCAATGTCTGACTGCTGCAATAGGTGGGAAAGGTGTTGAGGTTTGCTTTGGTGGTTCATCCTGA
- the LOC132168617 gene encoding uncharacterized GPI-anchored protein At3g06035-like, whose amino-acid sequence MAFTKLGLVLFFIVLHSMMFLSYAMHCDVQSQSEEEEKLLQNMNGYRQALSLALFGENSKAACLADEIADELKDKPCDKNAHGYSSFPGTKPKFDDFENLLDKCDINVNTTEYGAILVSCGPRIDSPLVLDTYTKSEYAKYINNSNYTTAAVGSKDDWVVVILSSNSSDGTFSGAVSLVPNIISMANSIVALFFCLLLFSIL is encoded by the exons ATGGCCTTCACTAAACTTGGTCTCGTCCTCTTTTTTATTGTTCTTCATAGCATGATGTTTCTCTCTTATGCAATGCATTGCGACG TACAATCACAATCAG aagaggaagagaaactGTTGCAAAACATGAACGGCTACAGGCAAGCACTAAGCCTTGCACTCTTTGGTGAAAACAGCAAAGCAGCTTGCCTAGCGGATGAAATTGCAGACGAGTTGAAGGACAAACCTTGCGACAAGAATGCCCATGGCTACAGCTCTTTTCCGGGCACCAAGCCCAAGTTCGACGACTTCGAAAACCTCCTCGACAAGTGCGACATAAATGTCAACACCACAGAATACGGGGCTATTTTGGTCTCCTGTGGCCCAAGAATTGACTCGCCTCTGGTGCTTGACACCTATACCAAATCTGAATACGCTAAATATATTAACAATTCCAACTACACCACCGCTGCCGTCGGTTCTAAGGATGACTGGGTAGTGGTTATTCTGAGCAGTAACTCGTCGGACGGAACCTTTTCCGGTGCGGTTTCTTTGGTTCCGAACATCATCAGTATGGCTAACTCCATAGTTGCTTTGTTCTTCTGCTTGCTTCTTTTTTCAATTCTGtga
- the LOC132172579 gene encoding uncharacterized GPI-anchored protein At3g06035-like encodes MAFTKLPLFLFFIVLHGILFLSHPMHCNDEEDKLLQDINGYRHSLKLPNFTENGKAACLADKIADDLKDKPCDKKAHGYSSFAGSEPKFANFEKQLDKCDINFNTTEDGAILVACGPKIDSPEVLHNYTKTEYAKYINDSNYTGAGVGSKHGWVVVILSTDTSDGTFSGAVSLVPNIISMANFMVALLFGVLLLSVS; translated from the exons ATGGCCTTCACTAAActtcctctcttcctcttttttATTGTTCTTCATGGCATCCTGTTTCTCTCTCATCCAATGCATTGCAatg ACGAAGAAGACAAACTGTTGCAAGACATCAACGGCTACAGGCATTCACTAAAACTCCCAAACTTCACTGAAAACGGCAAAGCAGCTTGCCTAGCAGACAAAATTGCAGACGATTTGAAGGACAAACCTTGCGACAAGAAGGCCCATGGCTACAGCTCTTTTGCGGGCTCTGAGCCCAAGTTCGCCAACTTCGAAAAGCAGCTCGACAAGTGCGACATCAATTTCAACACCACAGAAGACGGGGCTATTTTGGTCGCCTGTGGCCCAAAAATAGACTCGCCTGAGGTGCTTCATAACTATACCAAAACTGAATACGCAAAATATATTAACGATTCCAACTACACCGGCGCTGGCGTCGGCTCTAAGCACGGCTGGGTGGTGGTTATTCTGAGCACTGACACGTCGGATGGAACCTTTTCCGGTGCGGTTTCTTTGGTTCCAAACATCATCAGTATGGCTAACTTCATGGTTGCTTTGTTATTCGGCGTGCTTCTTCTTTCGGTGAGCTAA
- the LOC132168489 gene encoding uncharacterized GPI-anchored protein At5g19250-like: MASLKLGFFLFVLVHGFVLLSHPVHCDEEEDNLLQGINSFRHSANLLALSKNGKADCLADEIADELEDEPCSSTTNGASIVPSTTTIIPDLPKHLKKCKINVNSTAEGIILPVCVPKLIPTLVLTNYTHSPYAKYLNSSKYTGVGVGSEDDWMVVVLSTDTVGGSFAGAVSLVSNVGLGHCLVSLWLFFVLVG; this comes from the exons ATGGCCTCTCTCAAACTTGGCTTCTTCCTCTTTGTGCTCGTACACGGCTTTGTTTTGCTTTCTCACCCAGTGCACTGTGATG AGGAGGAAGACAATCTTCTTCAGGGCATCAACAGTTTCCGGCACTCGGCGAATCTTCTGGCCCTGTCAAAGAATGGCAAGGCAGACTGCCTTGCCGACGAAATCGCTGACGAATTAGAGGACGAGCCTTGCTCGAGCACCACCAACGGGGCCAGCATTGTTCCAAGCACCACCACCATAATTCCCGACCTCCCGAAGCACTTAAAGAAGTGCAAAATCAACGTCAACAGCACGGCAGAAGGGATCATACTGCCTGTTTGCGTGCCCAAGTTGATTCCAACTCTGGTGCTTACAAACTACACACACTCCCCATATGCAAAGTATCTGAATAGTTCGAAGTACACTGGAGTTGGGGTGGGTTCTGAGGATGATTGGATGGTGGTGGTTTTGAGCACAGACACTGTGGGTGGAAGTTTTGCTGGTGCTGTCTCTTTGGTTTCGAATGTCGGTTTGGGTCATTGCCTAGTGTCTTTGTGgttgtttttcgttttggtGGGCTAA